In the Staphylococcus condimenti genome, one interval contains:
- a CDS encoding monovalent cation/H+ antiporter complex subunit F, translated as MIETIIMWIIHTALVIYGIAVIISLYRIVKGPTTPNRVVAFDSIGAMVISIVGILSIVLDTLSFLDASLIIAILAFLSTIGISRFVEGGRIFESKRNR; from the coding sequence ATGATTGAGACAATAATAATGTGGATTATTCATACTGCACTTGTAATTTACGGTATTGCGGTCATCATCTCTTTATATCGTATCGTTAAAGGACCAACCACGCCTAATCGTGTAGTTGCATTTGACTCGATAGGTGCAATGGTAATTTCAATCGTGGGCATACTCAGCATCGTACTTGATACGCTAAGCTTCTTAGATGCTAGTTTGATTATTGCAATCTTAGCATTTTTAAGTACTATCGGAATTTCACGCTTTGTGGAAGGAGGGCGTATCTTTGAATCTAAACGAAATCGTTAG
- a CDS encoding Na+/H+ antiporter subunit G, translating into MNLNEIVSLFAAVLILLGSIVALISAIGIVKFKDVFLRAHAATKSSTLSVLLSLIGVFIYFLMMRDYFSVRTLLTILFLYLTSPVAGQMIVRTAYNIGSYMYMKDSQRKGTSLNISYNRKEALKNRKLRAARRKEITEAFRKGEREPTISYKPYHKKK; encoded by the coding sequence TTGAATCTAAACGAAATCGTTAGTTTATTTGCAGCTGTCTTGATATTATTAGGTTCTATCGTAGCTTTGATCAGTGCAATTGGTATTGTTAAATTCAAAGATGTCTTCTTGCGTGCACATGCGGCGACTAAGAGTTCAACTTTATCCGTATTACTATCTTTAATCGGTGTTTTTATATACTTCTTAATGATGCGAGACTATTTCAGTGTGAGAACATTATTAACGATTTTGTTTTTATACCTGACTTCACCTGTAGCAGGCCAGATGATTGTACGTACAGCTTATAACATTGGATCTTACATGTATATGAAAGATTCGCAAAGAAAAGGTACCTCTTTGAACATTTCCTATAATCGTAAAGAGGCACTTAAGAACCGTAAGTTGCGTGCAGCCAGAAGAAAAGAAATTACAGAAGCTTTCAGAAAAGGTGAAAGAGAGCCGACAATCAGTTATAAACCGTATCACAAGAAAAAATAA
- a CDS encoding D-lactate dehydrogenase, whose amino-acid sequence MTRIKFFGTRDYEKDMALNWAKENDVEVSFSEDFLSYDTLDQLEGFDGVTTMQFGKLEPEAYPKLEEMGIKQIAQRTAGFDMYDLELAKKHGIIVSNVPSYSPETIAEYSVAAALNLVRHFPQIEKRVQDYNFTWEAPIMAKPVKNMTVAIIGTGRIGALTGELFAGFGAKVVGYDLYPNDSLDFLEYKDSIEEAVKDADIVSLHMPATKENHHAFNKEMFDKFKDGAVLVNAARGAMVDTEAMIDAVDSGKLLGAAVDTYEFEMPYFTFDWSGKELEDDTFKRLIENERIQLTPHIAFFSDEAVRNLVEGGLNAALNVINTGDTPTRLN is encoded by the coding sequence ATGACAAGAATTAAATTTTTTGGTACACGCGATTATGAAAAAGATATGGCTTTAAACTGGGCTAAAGAAAATGACGTTGAAGTTTCATTTTCTGAAGACTTTTTAAGTTATGACACATTAGATCAACTTGAAGGATTTGATGGTGTAACGACAATGCAATTTGGTAAACTTGAGCCTGAAGCTTACCCTAAATTGGAAGAAATGGGTATTAAACAAATCGCACAACGTACTGCAGGATTTGACATGTACGACTTAGAATTAGCTAAAAAACATGGCATTATCGTGTCAAACGTTCCTAGCTACTCTCCAGAAACAATTGCTGAATACTCAGTAGCAGCTGCGTTGAACCTTGTGCGTCATTTCCCACAAATTGAAAAACGCGTTCAAGATTATAACTTCACATGGGAAGCACCAATTATGGCTAAACCAGTGAAAAACATGACAGTTGCGATTATCGGTACAGGACGTATCGGTGCATTAACTGGTGAATTATTTGCAGGTTTCGGTGCTAAAGTTGTAGGTTACGACTTATATCCTAATGATTCATTAGATTTCTTAGAATATAAAGATTCTATTGAAGAAGCAGTTAAAGACGCAGATATCGTATCATTACACATGCCGGCTACTAAAGAAAATCATCATGCATTCAATAAGGAAATGTTTGATAAATTCAAAGATGGTGCTGTATTAGTCAACGCAGCGCGTGGAGCAATGGTAGATACAGAAGCAATGATTGACGCTGTAGACAGCGGTAAATTATTAGGCGCTGCAGTAGATACGTATGAATTCGAAATGCCTTACTTCACATTTGATTGGTCAGGCAAAGAATTAGAAGATGATACTTTCAAACGTTTAATCGAAAATGAAAGAATTCAATTGACACCGCATATCGCATTCTTCTCAGATGAAGCGGTACGTAACTTAGTTGAAGGCGGCTTAAATGCTGCATTGAACGTGATTAATACTGGTGATACACCGACACGTTTGAACTAA
- a CDS encoding amino acid permease, giving the protein MENNDLKRSMSNRHIQLIAIGGAIGTGLFLGAGKSIALAGPSILLAYIIIGFFLFIMMRALGELLLSNSNYNSFIDIADDYLGHMAGFFTGWTYWFCWVATGIADITAVTKYINFWWPNFPPYLTAIITVFVLLALNLMTVKAYGEIEFWFAIIKVIAILFLIAIGLWMIFTGFTSANHIKSGFSNLYSHGGFFPNGVMGFLLAFQMAVFSFVGIELVGVTARETKNPEKNLPKAINSVGIRIIIFYVLSLMVIMSITPWNRLDPKESPFVNLFVLAGIPAAAGIVNFVVLTSAASAANSGLFSNSRMVYGLSVSESAPKSLGKANRHGVPYNALIFSGVVLFLAALLNYIIPDTVFTVVTTVATIFFIFIWTIILVCYIKYRKLHPELHAQSKFKNFFGVVGSYSTLVFFAVVIVILFLAEDTRVALYFSPFWLLLLFAAYKLGGFKNRLSKNK; this is encoded by the coding sequence ATGGAAAACAACGATTTAAAACGTAGTATGAGTAATAGGCATATTCAATTGATTGCTATCGGGGGTGCAATCGGGACTGGTCTCTTCTTAGGCGCAGGTAAAAGTATTGCGTTAGCCGGCCCTTCCATTTTACTTGCCTACATCATTATTGGTTTCTTCTTATTCATTATGATGCGCGCACTAGGTGAATTATTGCTTTCTAACAGCAACTACAATTCATTTATTGATATCGCTGATGATTATCTTGGCCACATGGCCGGCTTCTTTACAGGATGGACTTATTGGTTCTGTTGGGTAGCAACTGGTATCGCAGATATTACCGCTGTAACAAAGTATATTAATTTCTGGTGGCCGAACTTCCCGCCTTATCTGACAGCTATTATCACAGTGTTTGTGCTATTAGCTCTGAATTTAATGACTGTAAAAGCTTATGGTGAAATCGAATTTTGGTTTGCGATTATTAAAGTAATTGCTATTTTATTCTTGATTGCCATTGGATTATGGATGATTTTTACTGGTTTCACATCTGCGAATCATATTAAAAGCGGATTCAGCAACCTTTATTCTCATGGCGGTTTCTTCCCTAATGGGGTTATGGGCTTCTTACTGGCCTTTCAAATGGCAGTCTTCAGTTTTGTCGGGATTGAACTTGTCGGTGTTACTGCACGTGAAACAAAAAATCCTGAGAAAAACTTACCGAAAGCTATCAATAGTGTCGGTATCCGTATCATTATTTTCTATGTGTTAAGTTTGATGGTTATTATGAGTATTACGCCTTGGAATCGACTTGATCCAAAAGAAAGCCCATTTGTTAACTTATTTGTACTTGCTGGTATTCCAGCGGCTGCCGGTATTGTTAACTTTGTCGTATTGACTTCAGCTGCAAGTGCTGCAAACAGCGGTTTATTCAGTAACAGCAGAATGGTTTACGGTTTATCTGTTTCTGAAAGTGCACCGAAATCTTTAGGTAAAGCCAATCGTCATGGTGTGCCATACAATGCCTTGATTTTCTCAGGTGTCGTTTTATTCTTAGCCGCACTTTTGAATTACATCATTCCAGATACAGTCTTTACTGTCGTAACAACAGTCGCGACAATATTCTTTATTTTCATTTGGACAATCATTTTAGTTTGTTATATCAAGTATCGTAAACTGCACCCAGAACTGCATGCACAATCAAAATTCAAAAACTTCTTCGGTGTAGTTGGTTCATATAGTACACTCGTGTTCTTTGCAGTTGTGATTGTGATACTTTTCTTGGCTGAAGATACACGTGTTGCACTTTACTTCTCACCTTTCTGGTTATTGTTGCTTTTTGCAGCATACAAACTGGGTGGTTTTAAAAATCGTCTTTCAAAAAATAAATAG
- a CDS encoding NDxxF motif lipoprotein, whose amino-acid sequence MKQKLATLMACTLILSACSGSNEETDKEKEPQKKATQKQPTEKDTAKINLNPEIFKKQDKNKTISEAEMKRDIQQYLNADHDLTRITENYEDKMYSDEKLTKKEASQIKHASKLTDENDNNFSNYINQNKLPKGYDKYAHKISRYIMTSNQYLKDLEEKIDTAMDRAGKGKLTLKELEDLDIKNDAVNGKQQKVIEDWLKEKDIQTRAFKK is encoded by the coding sequence GTGAAACAAAAACTGGCAACGTTAATGGCATGTACATTAATATTATCTGCATGTTCAGGATCCAATGAAGAAACAGATAAAGAAAAAGAACCGCAGAAAAAAGCAACGCAAAAACAACCTACTGAAAAAGATACTGCTAAAATTAATTTGAATCCTGAGATTTTTAAAAAACAAGATAAGAATAAAACAATCAGTGAAGCAGAAATGAAACGTGACATCCAACAATATTTAAATGCAGATCATGATTTGACAAGAATCACTGAAAACTACGAAGACAAAATGTATTCAGATGAAAAGTTAACTAAAAAAGAAGCCTCACAAATTAAACATGCAAGTAAGCTGACAGATGAAAATGATAATAACTTTTCTAACTATATCAATCAAAATAAATTACCGAAAGGTTATGACAAATACGCTCACAAAATCAGCCGATATATCATGACATCAAATCAATATTTAAAAGATTTAGAAGAAAAAATCGATACTGCAATGGATCGTGCTGGAAAAGGAAAGCTTACGTTGAAAGAATTAGAGGATTTAGATATAAAAAATGATGCGGTAAATGGTAAACAACAAAAAGTGATTGAAGATTGGCTCAAAGAAAAAGACATTCAAACACGTGCTTTTAAAAAATAA
- a CDS encoding ABC transporter ATP-binding protein has product MTNVLEVHDLTKRFGKFEALSHLNLTVEEGEIFGYIGPNGAGKSTTIKTILGLLKPTNGSVKLFGQDAFKHPVSIHQHIAYVPGDVNLWPNLTGGEVIDFLLSLQKNVNHKRKQELIKRFELDIRKKCGAYSKGNRQKVALVTALSMDAEFYIFDEPTSGLDPLMEKVFQDYVRDCKARGKTVLLSSHILSEVEQLCDRVGIIRKGKMVEVGTLDEMRHLTRMRFTVETSTPLTDVDKQPGIHDLTEQIGVYRFQVDTDQVGEVIQYLSRFNVKKLESQPPTLEDLFLRHYGEKIKEGD; this is encoded by the coding sequence ATGACAAACGTGTTAGAAGTTCATGATTTAACCAAACGATTCGGAAAATTCGAGGCTTTATCTCATTTGAATTTAACAGTTGAAGAAGGAGAAATATTTGGATACATCGGTCCGAATGGTGCAGGAAAATCAACCACAATAAAAACAATACTAGGGTTGTTGAAACCAACTAATGGTAGCGTTAAATTATTCGGTCAAGATGCTTTTAAGCATCCAGTCAGCATTCATCAACATATCGCTTATGTTCCAGGTGATGTAAATCTATGGCCGAATTTAACGGGCGGTGAGGTCATTGATTTCTTATTAAGCCTGCAAAAAAATGTAAATCATAAGCGGAAGCAAGAATTAATTAAACGTTTTGAATTGGATATTCGTAAAAAATGCGGAGCTTATTCAAAAGGAAATCGTCAAAAAGTCGCTCTAGTCACAGCGTTAAGCATGGATGCAGAATTTTATATCTTTGATGAGCCCACTTCAGGATTAGATCCATTGATGGAAAAAGTATTTCAAGATTACGTACGAGATTGTAAAGCACGCGGCAAAACTGTTCTGCTTTCAAGTCATATATTATCTGAGGTAGAACAGCTATGTGATCGTGTAGGTATTATCCGAAAAGGTAAGATGGTAGAGGTAGGTACATTAGATGAAATGCGGCATTTGACACGCATGCGCTTTACAGTGGAAACATCCACACCGCTGACAGATGTAGACAAACAACCGGGAATTCATGATTTAACAGAACAAATTGGTGTTTATCGTTTCCAAGTAGATACTGATCAAGTTGGCGAAGTGATTCAATACTTAAGTCGTTTCAACGTGAAAAAATTAGAAAGCCAACCTCCAACTTTAGAAGACCTGTTTTTACGTCATTATGGCGAAAAAATTAAAGAAGGTGATTAA
- a CDS encoding ABC transporter permease, with translation MKQNLYHTSKITLFYLKRNKWKMFFWLAGLVLLTLIIPPAFKNIYPDNKELIPVFEMFKSPAMEAMLGKAHLSQANLATMFAYEMQLFTIILVAIMNILFVAKDTRGEEEDGRLEMMSALPIGRDAVLTSAVIQQVIVNSVLVLAIGIGLSLINIPHFTVEGSFLYGASLAASGLLFGMLTLVVAQLSATRSQTVGISISLLLIMYLLRAIGDVSAEGLSNWMPLGWIPHTEVYSNNHWWPIITLIASSAVLLIIAFILNSRRDAEAGLLPTFSGHAEAGWLLKSTLGMQFRLQRTGLIAWGIGMFVLGLSYGSVFGDLDAFFKNNPMLKRMLTGDGTNYAEQFVPILMAIMGMVATIPVLMAIFKIRKEMSFHREELILSHPVSRIRYLMSFVWIGLLNSVMMIIFAALGMYAGEASSMKNPIAFEKIIIAGAVYIPAILVFAGLAVMVVGWLEKMSILVYLYLAYCFLVVYLGQLLDVKKWLKEMTPFGHVPRLPVADMNWPPLLWMLLIFIICMVVGIIGFRRRDI, from the coding sequence ATGAAACAAAATTTATATCACACTTCCAAAATAACGTTATTTTACCTAAAACGAAATAAATGGAAAATGTTCTTTTGGTTAGCAGGTCTGGTATTACTCACGCTTATTATACCGCCTGCATTTAAAAATATTTATCCTGATAATAAAGAATTAATTCCAGTTTTTGAAATGTTCAAAAGTCCGGCAATGGAAGCGATGCTTGGAAAAGCACATTTATCTCAAGCAAATCTTGCGACAATGTTCGCTTATGAAATGCAACTATTTACAATCATTCTTGTAGCCATTATGAATATTTTATTTGTAGCCAAAGATACACGCGGCGAAGAAGAAGACGGGCGTCTAGAAATGATGAGCGCCTTACCAATTGGACGTGATGCAGTACTCACAAGTGCAGTTATTCAACAAGTGATTGTCAATAGCGTGTTGGTACTTGCTATAGGAATCGGTTTATCTCTCATTAATATTCCGCATTTTACAGTTGAAGGCAGCTTTTTGTATGGGGCGAGCTTAGCTGCTTCAGGTTTGCTGTTTGGAATGCTGACGCTGGTGGTCGCTCAATTATCTGCTACAAGAAGTCAGACAGTAGGTATCAGTATCAGCTTATTGCTTATTATGTACTTATTACGTGCGATAGGTGATGTTTCTGCAGAAGGCTTATCAAATTGGATGCCGCTCGGATGGATACCGCATACTGAAGTTTATAGTAACAATCATTGGTGGCCGATCATTACACTTATAGCCTCATCTGCAGTCTTACTCATCATCGCCTTTATCTTAAATAGCAGACGTGATGCAGAAGCAGGATTATTACCGACGTTTTCAGGGCATGCTGAGGCAGGATGGTTATTGAAATCGACCTTAGGGATGCAATTCAGATTGCAACGTACAGGGCTTATCGCTTGGGGAATCGGTATGTTTGTACTTGGTTTATCTTATGGTTCTGTATTTGGAGATTTAGATGCATTCTTTAAAAATAACCCGATGTTGAAGCGTATGTTGACAGGTGATGGTACAAATTATGCAGAGCAATTTGTACCTATACTCATGGCAATCATGGGGATGGTTGCGACAATTCCGGTACTCATGGCTATATTCAAAATACGTAAAGAGATGTCTTTTCACCGTGAAGAATTAATACTTTCACATCCTGTTAGCCGTATACGTTATTTAATGAGCTTTGTATGGATTGGTTTGCTGAATAGCGTAATGATGATAATATTTGCTGCGTTAGGTATGTATGCAGGCGAAGCAAGCAGTATGAAAAATCCGATTGCATTTGAAAAAATCATCATTGCAGGTGCGGTTTATATTCCTGCTATCTTAGTATTTGCAGGTCTTGCTGTTATGGTAGTGGGATGGCTTGAAAAAATGAGTATTCTCGTTTATCTCTATTTGGCATATTGTTTCTTGGTCGTCTATCTTGGCCAATTGCTGGATGTAAAAAAATGGTTGAAAGAAATGACGCCGTTTGGTCATGTTCCAAGACTCCCTGTAGCCGATATGAACTGGCCTCCATTATTATGGATGCTGCTCATATTTATAATATGTATGGTTGTTGGAATAATTGGTTTCAGACGGAGAGACATTTAA
- a CDS encoding zinc ribbon domain-containing protein YjdM — translation MEQTLPNCPSCGSEYTYLDGALFVCPMCAHEWTQDSVEEAEEALKVRDANGQELVNGDTVTVIKDLKVKGASSVIKQGTKVKGIRLVDPEDGHDIDCKIPGFGQIGLKSIYVKKIK, via the coding sequence ATGGAACAAACTTTACCTAATTGTCCGAGCTGCGGTTCGGAATATACTTATTTGGATGGTGCATTATTTGTATGCCCGATGTGTGCACATGAATGGACACAAGATTCAGTAGAAGAAGCAGAAGAAGCATTAAAAGTACGTGATGCAAATGGTCAAGAATTAGTAAATGGCGATACAGTAACTGTAATTAAAGACTTGAAAGTAAAAGGTGCATCATCAGTGATTAAGCAAGGTACGAAAGTTAAAGGTATTCGCTTAGTTGATCCAGAAGATGGACATGATATTGATTGTAAGATTCCAGGTTTTGGACAAATCGGTTTGAAATCTATTTATGTCAAGAAAATAAAGTAA
- the dhaK gene encoding dihydroxyacetone kinase subunit DhaK, translating into MKKLIQEKTTILSDMLDGFVLSNPENEVIADSVVVRKEKKEKGVSLVSGGGSGHEPAHAGYVAQGMLDAAVCGEIFTSPTPDKILEAIKAVDTGDGVLLIIKNYAGDVMNFEMAQEMAEMEDIKVAKVIVRDDIAVEDEDMRRGVAGTVFVHKYAGYLAEQGDDLDTIVEKVEQLLEGMRTIGMALTPPLVPSTGQLGFDLAGDEIEVGIGIHGERGLKREVIKPVAKIAEELVQTLQKEVSSSEVIVMVNGMGGTPLSELNIAAKYINKTLADHDIAVVRWFVGDYMTSLDMQGFSLTLVPNHEEVLKALEAPTASKYFG; encoded by the coding sequence ATGAAGAAATTGATACAAGAAAAGACGACGATATTATCAGATATGTTAGATGGTTTTGTGTTATCGAATCCAGAAAATGAAGTGATAGCAGATTCAGTAGTCGTGCGAAAAGAGAAAAAAGAAAAAGGTGTATCACTTGTTTCAGGCGGTGGAAGCGGACATGAACCAGCACATGCAGGTTATGTAGCACAAGGTATGCTTGATGCGGCAGTCTGCGGTGAAATTTTCACATCTCCTACACCTGATAAAATTCTTGAAGCCATTAAAGCAGTAGATACAGGAGACGGCGTGCTCTTAATTATTAAAAATTATGCTGGAGATGTCATGAATTTTGAAATGGCGCAAGAGATGGCAGAAATGGAAGATATAAAAGTTGCTAAAGTAATTGTGCGTGATGATATTGCTGTAGAAGATGAAGATATGCGACGCGGGGTTGCAGGTACTGTCTTTGTCCATAAATATGCAGGGTATTTAGCAGAGCAAGGGGATGACCTGGATACGATTGTAGAAAAGGTTGAACAATTACTAGAAGGAATGCGTACAATCGGTATGGCTTTAACTCCGCCGCTTGTTCCTTCTACAGGACAGTTGGGCTTTGATTTAGCAGGCGATGAAATTGAAGTCGGTATTGGTATACATGGTGAACGTGGTTTGAAACGTGAAGTGATTAAACCTGTAGCTAAAATCGCAGAAGAATTGGTACAGACTTTGCAAAAAGAAGTATCATCATCTGAAGTGATTGTTATGGTGAATGGTATGGGAGGCACGCCGCTTTCTGAGTTGAATATTGCAGCAAAATATATCAATAAAACATTAGCTGATCATGATATTGCTGTAGTACGCTGGTTTGTCGGTGACTATATGACTTCCTTAGATATGCAAGGATTTTCATTAACACTTGTGCCAAATCATGAAGAAGTTCTAAAGGCACTTGAAGCACCAACAGCAAGTAAGTATTTTGGATAG
- the dhaL gene encoding dihydroxyacetone kinase subunit DhaL, producing MDGATLKKRLLNLQETFEEREDTLTELDRDIGDGDHGVNMVRGFKALKAALENVETVPDVLKTTGMTLMSKVGGASGPLYGFGFVKMAQVAEDEITDENLPKLLQAFSDAVAQRGKVELNEKTMYDVIEPARAAVEAGESVDISYLQQLADETYHMVATKGRAAYYKEESRGHTDPGAQSSVYILNALIGDD from the coding sequence ATGGATGGCGCAACATTGAAAAAACGTTTGTTAAATTTACAGGAAACATTTGAGGAAAGAGAAGATACATTAACAGAATTAGACCGAGATATTGGTGATGGTGATCACGGTGTGAATATGGTACGCGGTTTTAAAGCGCTGAAAGCAGCATTGGAAAATGTTGAAACAGTACCGGATGTATTAAAAACAACAGGTATGACATTGATGTCTAAAGTAGGCGGTGCTTCAGGGCCATTGTATGGTTTCGGTTTTGTGAAGATGGCACAAGTTGCTGAAGATGAAATTACGGATGAAAATTTGCCGAAGCTGCTCCAAGCTTTTTCAGATGCAGTGGCACAACGCGGTAAAGTGGAGTTGAATGAAAAGACGATGTATGATGTCATCGAACCTGCGAGAGCTGCTGTCGAAGCGGGTGAAAGTGTTGATATTTCATATTTGCAGCAACTTGCTGATGAAACGTATCATATGGTCGCAACTAAAGGACGTGCTGCTTACTATAAAGAAGAGTCTCGCGGTCATACTGATCCAGGCGCACAAAGTAGTGTTTATATTTTGAATGCTTTGATAGGAGATGATTAA
- the dhaM gene encoding dihydroxyacetone kinase phosphoryl donor subunit DhaM has product MTSIIVVSHSEEIAYGIQKLIAQMTEGVEVIAVGGSDGTIGTSFEPIQQAIEGLKDDAICFYDLGSAEMNLDMAIEMYDGDYRVEKIEAPIVEGSFLASVNISTGKDYGEVVEAVESEYR; this is encoded by the coding sequence ATGACGTCGATTATCGTAGTCAGTCATAGTGAAGAAATTGCATATGGTATACAAAAGTTGATTGCTCAAATGACTGAAGGTGTAGAAGTTATTGCGGTTGGCGGCAGTGATGGCACTATCGGTACTTCATTTGAACCGATTCAACAAGCGATTGAAGGTTTGAAAGATGACGCTATATGCTTTTATGATTTAGGTTCAGCAGAGATGAATTTAGATATGGCCATTGAAATGTATGATGGTGATTATAGAGTGGAAAAGATAGAAGCACCGATTGTGGAAGGCAGCTTTTTAGCGAGTGTTAATATATCGACTGGGAAAGACTATGGGGAAGTGGTTGAAGCGGTCGAAAGTGAATATAGATAA
- the galU gene encoding UTP--glucose-1-phosphate uridylyltransferase GalU: MIKKAIIPAAGLGTRFLPATKAMPKEMLPILDKPTIQYIVEETSKAGIEDVIIITGKHKRAIEDHFDNQKELEMNLEMKGKIEELSKTQYPTKLVNLFYVRQKEQKGLGDAILCAKQFIGDEPFAVLLGDDIVQSDKPAIKQLMEQYEKTGKSVVGVQSVPDNQTHRYGIVNPMSKNDRLYEVKQFVEKPAFGKAPSNLAIMGRYVLSPNIFKYLENQESGAGGEIQLTDAIERMNSVDNVYAYEFDGLRYDVGEKVGFIKTTIDFALNNEEMKDEIKEYIKEIIDK; encoded by the coding sequence ATGATAAAAAAAGCAATTATTCCTGCTGCAGGTTTAGGAACTAGATTTTTACCGGCAACTAAAGCTATGCCAAAAGAAATGTTACCAATATTAGACAAACCTACAATTCAATATATAGTAGAAGAAACATCAAAAGCAGGTATAGAAGATGTGATAATCATAACAGGGAAACATAAAAGAGCTATAGAAGATCATTTTGATAATCAAAAAGAATTAGAAATGAATCTTGAAATGAAAGGGAAAATTGAAGAATTAAGCAAGACGCAATACCCGACAAAATTAGTTAATTTATTTTATGTTCGACAAAAAGAGCAAAAAGGGCTGGGAGATGCAATTCTCTGTGCAAAACAGTTTATAGGTGATGAACCTTTTGCAGTTTTATTAGGTGATGATATTGTTCAATCTGACAAACCGGCTATAAAACAGTTGATGGAGCAATATGAAAAAACTGGAAAATCAGTAGTTGGTGTACAATCAGTGCCTGACAATCAAACTCATAGGTATGGAATCGTGAATCCAATGTCGAAAAACGATAGATTGTATGAAGTGAAACAATTTGTTGAAAAACCTGCTTTTGGAAAAGCACCATCAAATTTAGCAATAATGGGCCGTTACGTGCTATCTCCAAATATTTTTAAATATTTGGAAAATCAAGAAAGTGGAGCCGGAGGAGAAATTCAATTAACAGATGCAATAGAACGTATGAATAGTGTCGACAATGTATATGCTTATGAGTTCGACGGCCTGCGATATGATGTTGGAGAAAAAGTAGGTTTTATTAAAACAACAATTGATTTTGCATTAAATAACGAAGAAATGAAAGATGAAATCAAAGAATACATTAAAGAAATTATAGATAAATAA